Proteins from a single region of Urocitellus parryii isolate mUroPar1 chromosome 4, mUroPar1.hap1, whole genome shotgun sequence:
- the LOC113177537 gene encoding olfactory receptor 52D1-like — protein sequence MLSASVPNNTAFHPSTFLLLGIPGMQDQHIWVAIPFCSMYILALVGNGTILYIIMTDRALHEPMYLFLCLLSITDLVLCSTTLPKMLTIFWLRSHIISYQGCLTQMFFVHAVFATESAVLLAMAFDRYVAICRPLHYMSILNATMIGKIGLACVIRGLLFVFPFVILIERLPFCGHRIIPHTYCEHMGIAKLACASIKPNTIYGLTVALSITGMDVVLIATSYILILQAVLRLPSKDAQFRAFSTCGAHICVILVFYIPAFFSFFTHRFGHQVPPQVHIVLANLYLLVPPVLNPLVYGINTKQIRLRIFDFLMGRR from the coding sequence ATGCTCTCTGCATCTGTTCCCAATAACACTGCCTTCCACCCTTCGACATTTCTTTTACTTGGaatccctgggatgcaagacCAGCACATTTGGGTTGCCATCCCCTTCTGCTCCATGTATATCCTTGCTTTGGTTGGCAATGGTACCATCCTCTACATCATCATGACAGATCGAGCTCTGCACGAACCGATGTACCTCTTTCTGTGCCTACTTTCCATTACGGATCTGGTACTCTGCTCAACAACATTGCCCAAAATGCTAACAATCTTTTGGCTTAGGTCCCACATCATTTCCTACCAAGGCTGCCTCACCCAGATGTTTTTTGTTCATGCAGTCTTTGCCACAGAGTCAGCTGTTCTGCTAGCCATGGCTTTTGATCGTTATGTGGCTATCTGCCGTCCACTACATTATATGTCCATCCTCAACGCCACCATGATTGGCAAGATTGGCCTGGCGTGTGTTATCCGTGGTCTTCTCTTTGTCTTCCCATTTGTCATCCTCATCGAACGCTTACCCTTCTGTGGACATCGCATCATCCCCCATACCTACTGTGAGCACATGGGCATAGCCAAGCTGGCCTGTGCCAGCATCAAGCCCAACACCATCTATGGTCTTACTGTAGCTCTCTCAATCACTGGCATGGATGTGGTCCTCATCGCCACCTCCTACATCCTGATCCTGCAGGCTGTGCTGCGATTGCCCTCCAAGGACGCTCAATTCCGAGCATTTAGCACTTGCGGAGCCCACATTTGTGTGATTCTTGTCTTCTACATCCctgccttcttttccttttttacccACCGCTTTGGCCACCAAGTACCCCCTCAGGTCCACATTGTACTTGCAAATCTTTATCTCCTTGTGCCCCCTGTTCTCAATCCCCTGGTCTATGGCATTAATACCAAACAGATTCGTTTGAGAATATTTGACTTTCTTATGGGGAGAAGGTAA